From Plasmodium brasilianum strain Bolivian I chromosome 5, whole genome shotgun sequence, the proteins below share one genomic window:
- a CDS encoding thrombospondin-related protein 1: MYMPSLLKNFFFFFLISSFICYTAQCYSSTISKKSNSPYVNDGKEKKEIISIIFPHIFSIFYTKCINYDCTEISSFSCKKKKIYAHPSGDTNDDHYIPICSYTNKLKGKDMFLCKLFSGKHINYVDYYKIVLYISYHIITTDICRTNILVQTKLQELHTSGGSCVRGGTKIHSGVLNLLNTASGGLKKRINIKKKEAAKNETIKYVEVNYVEDIFSKVNHSKVNHSKVNHPKVNHSKVNHSKVNHSKVNHPKVNHPKVNHPKVNHSKANHSKVNHSKVNHSKVNHPKSNYAEINYTDEAARDEGAPRSNAVDFPLFFSSSSHNMCEHIYAKREKQFNISNIMKKYISMNIYTNMSNSKKKVENNLRNNLLGIIYDNFYKMFDTSFFAISSNAIFNCGGYVYHKGIYTFFLVHAINNRGRKNRILQGGRNHQHKNVGVKKGKSREENKGNQIDQNAANAADGANGANDEEQVGQKENEGEGFLEKSEMSYMKNNTIQYFKCFLDKARENVDGDSELSRWVDSSSKSCYCSEENAQPCSINDINDSNFVNHLVGNEICDGKQSKNAKDIFIVLSEYNILKCKEENKETEMNKITEENLYNYCKNGLKFWDNKHLYEYMNCDSVKSKEEKNKNICKDRCEDIKLLCNDKNAQFYSFDVCKKYYEMNAFHHFTFVRIFKFFDDNCSYVDTHNKGLVLCKHKNVQCEFSNWSEWTTCTKTCRENNYDSSALKTRKRILLKNFLYAGKSCSLVANDRNNLIDVNFCSELPYCDHNLNNQNKKDFLPPFVIPLKEIEKANTMKELDDDDNDLINENVLNNDTDLLTDCKVTDMYNYENAQRYNEKIRACSCPANETPCYFKDIYNSNKWKNSFDKLCNSNPNINIVTADFITIDCNMLISLKKKEIAINTYLAMTFDCHSTLFQYLFCSKIRNSARTNFIYITVTFILGAIAAIYILFLIFSESEKCKALIPRFNRREKHHSDSSSDEDTENEDEQKLHKEEQPLHKGE; encoded by the coding sequence ATGTATATGCCCagccttttaaaaaatttttttttctttttcctaaTATCCTCTTTCATATGCTACACAGCTCAATGTTATAGTTCTACCATTagtaaaaaatcaaatagtCCTTATGTGAATgatggaaaagaaaaaaaagaaattatatcaaTTATTTTTCCCCATATTTTCAGCATTTTCTATAccaaatgtataaattatgatTGTACAGAAATTTCCTCATTTagctgtaaaaaaaaaaagatatacgCTCATCCTAGTGGCGATACTAATGATGATCACTACATTCCCATTTGCTCTTATACAAATAAGCTCAAGGGTAAAGATATGTTCCTTTGCAAATTATTTAGTGGTAAGCATATTAATTATGTcgattattataaaattgttcTCTATATAAGCTATCATATAATTACCACTGATATATGTAGAACAAACATTTTAGTACAAACGAAGCTTCAAGAATTGCATACAAGTGGAGGAAGTTGCGTACGGGGGGGAACAAAAATTCACAGTGGGGTGCTCAACCTGCTGAACACTGCATCCGGGGGCctcaaaaaaagaattaacataaaaaagaaagaagcaGCGAAGAACGAAACAATTAAATATGTAGAAGTCAACTACGTAGAAGATATTTTCTCAAAAGTCAATCACTCAAAAGTCAATCACTCAAAAGTCAACCACCCAAAAGTCAACCACTCAAAAGTCAATCACTCAAAAGTCAATCACTCAAAAGTCAACCACCCAAAAGTTAACCACCCAAAAGTTAACCACCCAAAAGTCAATCACTCAAAAGCCAACCACTCAAAAGTCAACCACTCAAAAGTCAACCACTCAAAAGTCAACCACCCAAAATCCAATTACGCGGAAATAAACTACACCGACGAAGCTGCACGTGATGAGGGAGCACCCAGATCCAATGCAGTTGACTTTcctctctttttttcatcaagTTCGCATAACATGtgtgaacatatatatgcaaaaagggaaaaacaaTTTAACATAAgcaatattatgaaaaagtatatttcTATGAATATCTATACTAATATGAgcaattcaaaaaaaaaggtagaGAACAACTTAAGAAATAATCTACTTGGCATTATATacgataatttttataaaatgtttgATACCTCCTTTTTTGCCATATCATCAAACGCTATATTTAATTGTGGTGGTTACGTCTATCACAAAGGTATCTATACCTTTTTTCTAGTTCATGCTATTAATAATAGAGGAAGAAAGAACAGGATACTACAGGGAGGAAGGAACCATCAGCACAAGAATGTCGGcgtgaaaaaaggaaaaagcaGGGAGGAAAATAAAGGCAATCAGATTGATCAGAATGCCGCAAATGCAGCCGATGGTGCTAACGGTGCTAATGATGAGGAACAAGTAGGACAGAAAGAGAATGAAGGCGAGGGGTTCCTAGAGAAATCAGAAATGAGCtacatgaaaaataatacaatacaATATTTCAAATGCTTTTTAGATAAGGCAAGAGAAAATGTGGATGGAGATAGCGAATTGTCAAGATGGGTAGACTCCAGTAGTAAATCATGTTATTGTAGTGAAGAGAATGCCCAGCCATGTTCAATAAACGATATAAATGATTCTAATTTTGTTAATCACCTTGTTGGAAATGAGATATGTGATGGTAAGCAAAGTAAAAATgcaaaagatatatttatagttcTATCTGAGTATAACATATTGAAATGtaaggaagaaaataaagaaactGAAATGAATAAGATAACGgaagaaaatttatataattattgcaAAAATGGATTAAAGTTTTGGGATAACAAACATCTATATGAGTATATGAATTGTGATAGTGTAAAAagtaaagaagaaaaaaataaaaatatatgtaaagatAGATGCgaagatataaaattattatgtaatgataaaaatgctCAGTTCTATTCTTTTGATGTTTGCAAAAAGTACTATGAAATGAATGCATTTCATCATTTTACCTTTGTTcgtattttcaaattttttgatGATAATTGTTCATATGTAGATACTCATAATAAAGGATTAGTTTTATGTAAACACAAAAATGTGCAGTGTGAATTTAGTAATTGGTCTGAATGGACAACTTGTACTAAAACATGTAGAGAAAATAATTACGATTCTAGTGCTttaaaaacaagaaaaagaattctactgaaaaattttttatatgctgGTAAATCTTGTAGTCTTGTTGCTAATGATAGAAATAACTTGATTGACGTTAATTTTTGTTCCGAATTACCTTACTGTGATCATAACttaaataatcaaaataaaaaagattttcTCCCACCATTTGTTATACCGTTAAAAGAAATTGAAAAGGCAAATACAATGAAAGAGTTggatgatgatgataatgatttaataaatgaaaatgtacTTAACAACGACACTGACTTGCTAACAGATTGTAAAGTAACtgatatgtataattatgaaaacgCTCAAAggtataatgaaaaaattagagCATGTTCTTGCCCTGCTAATGAAACACCATGCTATTTTAAAGATATTTACAACTCAAACAAATGGAAAAACTCTTTTgataaattatgtaattcTAATCCTAACATAAATATAGTTACGGCAGATTTTATTACCATAGATTGTAACATGCTAattagtttaaaaaaaaaagaaattgctATCAACACTTACTTGGCTATGACTTTTGACTGTCATTCGACTTTGTTTCAGTATCTCTTCTGTTCCAAAATACGTAATTCCGCAAGAAcgaattttatatacataactgTTACATTTATCTTAGGAGCTATTGCagctatatatattctcttCCTAATTTTTAGTGAAAGCGAAAAGTGCAAAGCCCTCATACCTAGGTTCAACCGAAGGGAAAAACATCATTCTGACAGCTCCTCCGATGAGGATACCGAAAATGAGGACGAACAAAAGCTGCATAAAGAGGAGCAGCCACTACACAAAGGGGAGTAG